From the genome of Nitrospira sp.:
TCATGGCTGCGGTCCTGTTGTACTACCGCTACTCCGACCGATCGGCCGGTCCGGTGGAGGGGTGATGAGGCGCAACGCGATGGGATTACATGCGGTTGGCCTGCTGGCCATCCTTTTTCTGTACGGACCCATCCTGATCCTCGTGCTTTACTCATTTAATGCCGCCCATCTTTCCATGGCCTGGCGGGGAACGACGCTGAAGTGGTATGCCGCCCTTCTGCACGATGAGGCGCTGCTTGAAGCGACGGCCAACAGTCTGGTGATCGCCGTGGTGTCGACCATCGGCGCGACCGGCTTGGGCGGTCTGTTGGCAGTCGGGATGGAGGGCATGCCGCGCCGTCGTCAACAGCTCCTCGAGGGCTCTCTGGTGTTGCCCCTCGTGATTCCTGAGGTGATGATGGGTGTGGCGTTGATGTTGCTTTTCGTGATGGTCAAGATGCCCCTCGGGATCACCACCGTT
Proteins encoded in this window:
- a CDS encoding ABC transporter permease gives rise to the protein MRRNAMGLHAVGLLAILFLYGPILILVLYSFNAAHLSMAWRGTTLKWYAALLHDEALLEATANSLVIAVVSTIGATGLGGLLAVGMEGMPRRRQQLLEGSLVLPLVIPEVMMGVALMLLFVMVKMPLGITTVILGHIVFNIPLVTIMIRTRLRKLDPALREAAADLGADAWQIFRYVTFPLLRPAIWGAVLVAFTVSLDDFLVTFFTAGPGATTLPLKVYSMIKSGVTPEINALSALLLLVSMGCVALSLHLQRREV